From one Verrucomicrobiota bacterium genomic stretch:
- a CDS encoding very short patch repair endonuclease, whose product MPDVFTKQKRSEVMSRIRGRGNKDTELALARVLRANGISGWRRHTLVRATVESRWLRVERRKARRWNSQQSTFNSQLAVRPDFVFRKARTAIFVDGCFWHGCPKHATKPKNNRAFWRRKLSANKQRDQIVNRTLRKAGWRVVRIWEHELQKRGVRSPERGTSFVVGRIQQALRCVQ is encoded by the coding sequence ATGCCCGACGTCTTCACAAAGCAGAAGCGGTCAGAAGTGATGTCGCGGATTCGCGGTCGAGGAAACAAGGACACCGAGCTGGCGTTGGCGCGGGTGTTGCGCGCGAATGGAATTTCCGGCTGGCGGCGACATACCTTGGTGCGTGCAACGGTTGAGAGTCGTTGGTTGAGGGTTGAGAGACGGAAAGCGCGGAGATGGAACTCTCAACAATCAACATTCAACTCTCAACTCGCAGTGCGTCCTGACTTCGTCTTTCGCAAAGCGCGCACGGCGATCTTCGTGGACGGCTGCTTCTGGCACGGCTGTCCCAAGCACGCAACGAAACCAAAAAACAACCGTGCGTTCTGGCGGCGCAAGCTTTCGGCAAACAAACAGCGCGACCAGATCGTGAATCGCACCTTGCGCAAGGCAGGTTGGCGCGTAGTTCGGATTTGGGAGCATGAATTGCAGAAACGCGGAGTGCGGAGTCCGGAACGCGGAACATCATTTGTTGTGGGGCGGATTCAACAGGCGTTGCGCTGCGTTCAATAA